TCTTGGAATGTGTACTAGCCACATCACTGGTACATGTTTCTTCACACACTCCAGAACCTTCACTGAATCCGTTCTATCATGTTACAGATCCCACCTTCATAATTTGTACAGGTTGTTGCTGCCACTTTGTGTGCCTGGAACAGGATAGTATATCCCTTCAAAAGTGGAGTCCGGTGaagttaaaacaaacaaaaataggcTAAAATGCTCTGGATTTGTGTAATAACTGACCTACAGAGGGAAGAACCAGCACCTTGCAAACTACGATGAGAATGGAGCAATCCAAGTATTGGAGCAATGCGCTAGAGTGGGGGAATGTTAGACATAATGAATGGACCCTATGGTGGAGGCTGTTGAGTCCAAAATCTGTATGGAGTGACAAAGTTGGTATCTTCTAAGATAGAAGAGCTTCTTTTGTGAGATCAAGAACCATGCATGTTTCTCAATATATAAATTTACCTGATATGCAATAGCATTCCAATAAAATGATTTGGGGTAGTTGAAATGTGTTAGCTGAAATAATTCTGAGTTGTATTGTAAGGTTCCCACAATTCATGTAGGTGAGCATAAAATATCCAGTGCTAGATTTACCATGGATTCACATATATAATTTGGAGTCGTAATAAATAATTTATATCACACGTACACCAGGCCCTCTATAAAATGTCAGTTGGGTTCCCATCAGTCTGACCCCTACCAATGAGTAATGTATTCCAACACAAAAGTTTCACTTTTCAAGGCAGCTAAATCCATTCCGGACCTGGGATCATACAAGCATTAAAAGGTGTTAGGCCAGTTCTGTTCTTAAATAGCAGAAAAAAATTAACAGAAGGCAACATGTGAAGTCTATGGGGATGGCCTAAAACATTGAGTGAGATTACCCCTCAACATGATTACAGTGCCTGGGCTGTAGTCCTGCAGGGACTATAACGCCCAAGTGGTTATTCTTATTATTGAGCCTGCTTATTAGGCTCTGTGTTTGGGAAGTAAGTGTTCTACTTATggggactgccaattaaggccgccgtgtaggtgtgtggagtcttatagccatggatgatccactaggggattctgggaaaatatgaaaaaggatgggataaggaaaaccatgcctcttttagttcccttgtaaggcagctcccttgacatcacacatgatatacaagaggccttatgacatgatgcaggattaaaaccaaaccagtatatctatcccagaaggaacagactcccaactgtagacagcactgttctgacctggttgggtctcttcagtacagcgtagggcactggtttggctgagtgaaagGCTTTTGATTAAGATCAggaaataatagtttttttttttttttaattaggatCTGTATCATACACTAAATAAAAACACAACATCTTAGAAGGAGGCTTTACATGTGTAATAGCAATGCATCATAAATTCATTCAACCACACAGTAGTCCCTTACAGATGAAATGAGTAAGAAATTATATCTGGTCCACGTATGAGGGCCTCCTTTTGTACACCTAGCGGTGTCTGCAGGTTAGAGACCTGGAAATTATGTCCTTCTATGTCACAGGCATTAAACCGTTCAGCGGAAACACTGACACGCTGGTAAAGCGTGAACGTGACTGGAAGACCGGATGATGCAAGTAGGCTGCGAAGAAAGCAGAGCCGAAGATTAgatcgggttttctgatggccatcaGAATTACTATGTGCCAGAGCTCGAGGTGAGGATGGATCAAAACCACGGCCAGAGGGTGATGGTGGCCGGGGAAGGCGGATTATGGGAACCTGAGGAAGAAGTGGAGgttcctaaaaaaataaataaatataaaataaaattcaggagcacagcagcaaaaaaaaaaaaacggggtgCAGAATAATGTGCAGTCACAATGTCACCTGCTAGCAGACATAAATTACATTAATCCTGTCGTTTTACTGCAGGTTGTATGGGACCTAATGTCACAGCATAGTCCCAGAATAAGTATAAAAGATAAATTCACATACAACAGATTTTGAATTTTTGATGAATATCATGTTCTATTTATCTAAATGGGCTTGTTTTAGCAGCAAGCACATTGATTTCTACAAGATCAAAGAAACACTTACAGAATTCTGCCCAATAAAAATTGGCCCTGAATGAAGAATACAAACATCTGGACCAGTGGTTGCAAACCTATGgcccgggtgccagaggtggcactctgaaggCACTTAagctcagcacagagttcaccagacagaactcaaagaatctaactGCAGTTCCACACAAGTCAAGATTTGctaatctcagtgctattttaaccctttaatcacCAAGGAAGTATCTCATAATCTGGATTCGCCCTCCTGTTTTCAATTGAAtcagtgtccttaggaggctgttaTGTTAGGAGACCagttcaacaaataaataaataactgctTATAttagcactttgtgataaatgtgtgtgttttggttgtagtctgggcactccgtCTCAAAAAGGCTCACCATCGCTGATTTGGAGTCTGCCAGGTTACTCAAGACTCAGCCGGATCACatcagtgtttctatggaaacgcctgcaatcgggaacgagtcgccggtgttttgcattaaattaacgcaaaacaccggcagctcattcccgattgcaggcgtttccatagaaacgctgatgtgaTTAGGCCGCTGgctgccccggtgggtgcggctttgtctgtgtttttaaataaagacaaagcggtgcgtgtggcaccagcccaagaaaaataaatatatggtcggggggactgcttagaaAAGTAAACTTGTACTTTTGTTGTCCCTCCCAATGTCCAGTGCCGCCGTCTCTCTCCGGGAAGCTGCTCTGCTTTCGGACAGCCACGCCCAACTGTCCACTTATTTCAATGCTGGGAATGGTCCCGGGGACGTGCCTGGAAGCTGTTCTCAGCGCATTATTTTTCATAGGGTATCGGACAACCCCATTAAGATACATACAGTCCTATCCTTACTGGAGGCGGAGTGACCTGTATTTGCAGCATCAGTGTGTGGCTTAAGTGGACAGAGAATACATTCACAGTGCAGTGATCatctcctagtagtggtgtattaTGTATAGCCCCATAGGCTACAGACTATAAATACATATTATCTTCCCTATACGTTTGTATGGAGCAGCCACATCAACAACACAAGTCCATAAATGTAGCCAGGGaccctccatagacttctgtatAGAGTAAATGTAATACAACTACTTAGCGGCTTCTGTTATCCCACCACTGCCTCAGACCCAGGTGTATACACTCACTCTCTTCTCGCTCATGCTTCTGTCACGTGATGATAGAGCGTCCACCCGATGCCGCGGCGGCCGTACAAGTTGTATGAGCCCCGGAAGTGGCGCGTTCTGCCGATATCCACCGATTGCAATATATCTAATTCGCACTAAAGCCACGAAAAAGCATCGTCCCATACAAATAAGCCTCATGTAGTGCTTTATTTAAACGTCCCGACTGTATTTTATTGTGCTGTGCCCTTACATGGCATGGCTTCCCCAGCTTCTCAATGACGTGCTGACGTACTGTGTACGGAGTGTCGCTAGGGACATGGCATCAGTGTGCTGTGATTGGTGGAGATGTGAGTGGTATCACACTGGGAGCTACTTGTTTACCTGAGTGGTGGTACCCCGGAGATTCAGCATATCAGATCTACACAATACATTGCGGCCATGACCGGGGGAAAGAAGAGCTccaaagagaagaagaagagaaggaggTCAGCCTCGTGTGACGCTGGCTCCCAtgtggagaggaagaggaggagtacaGAGTGCAGCCAGCAGGTGCCCCCTCTATGATCCCCCATTGTGCTAGACTGTCGCTCACACCAGGATGGTCCTAAGTAATACGTCTCCAGATGCTTCCATAGGAGCAGCTTACTAGGGACATATTCACACACTAAACCCctagtggtcacatgacatgtttgAGAATGATAGGTAACTTCAAAAGCAAGGGTGCAATAGTGTGTTCACAACTGCATCAAACAATGTATGGGCCGAAGATGTTGCctatatctttaaaggggttgtccactttcggtaatgaattattattagagatgagcgaacatgctcgtccgagcttgatgctcggtcgagcattagggtactcgaaactgctcgttactcggacgaatacttcgcccgctcgagaaaatggcagctcccgccgttttgctttttggcggccagaaacagagccaatcacaagccaggagactctgcactccacccagcatgacgtggtacccttacacgtcgatagcagtggttggctggccagatcaggtgaccctgggatagactagccgctggccgcgctgctcggatcattctgtctctggatgccgctagggagagagctgctgctggtcagggaaagcgttagggtgttctattagcttactgttaggcaggagtgattctcaaagaacccaacagcccttcttagggctacaataacgttctactttttttattttaatttgcatcttttaccattttgtgaggaattagcagggggacttgctaccgttgtgtttagctcttagtggcacacatatccatagcaaaggccgaagtggcaaaattcagtaggggttggatttctattaggcaataactcagtgtcatctcatctggcatagtagtgtgcttcctttgatacttggctagaaaatagccataggagaatacaaacagcttcttgaagcctacagtagcgttctatatatttgatttctggttgatctgctggtggctgtagtttctgcagtgcatgtacttgccaattctgagcaatttgtagtgagacttgcgaccgctgtgttctgcgcttagtggcgcacatatccatagcaaaggccgaagtggcaaaattcagtaggggttggatttctattaggcaataactcagtgtcatctcatctggcatagtagtgtgcttcctttgatacttggctagaaaatagccataggagaatacaaacagcttcttgaagcctacagtagcgttctatatatttgatttctggttgatctgctggtggctgtagtttctgcagtgcatgtacttgccaattctgagcaatttgtagtgagacttgcaaccgctgtgttctgcgcttagtggcgcacatatccatagcaaaggccgaagtggcaaaattcagtaggggttggatttctattaggcaataactcagtgtcatctcatctggcatagtagtgtgcttcctttgatacttggctagaaaatagccataggagaatacaaacagcttcttgaagcctacagtagcgttctatatatttgatttctggttgatctgctggtggctgtagtttctgcagtgcatgtacttgccaattctgagcaatttgtagtgagacttgcgaccgctgtgttctgcgcttagtggcgcacatatccatagcaaaggccgaagtggcaaaattcagtaggggttggatttctattaggcaataactcagtgtcatctcatctggcatagtagtgtgcttcctttgatacttggctagaaaatagccatagcaataggataggattgtttggttttaaaaactcaaaaaaaaacaaaaaacacaaaaaaaaaaaaaacacacaaaaacaccaaaaaaaacaaaaagaagtaaaaaaaaaaaaaaaagttataactctcattttaaaaatgtttaacccgagggctaggggtagaggacgagggcggggacgtgggcgtccaactactgcaggggtcagaggccgtggtcctgggcggggtgagacaccacctgctgatgagggagcaggggaacgccgcagagctacactccctaggttcatgtctgaagttactgggactcgtggtagagcactgttgaggccagaacagtgcgaacaggtgatgtcgtggattgctgacaatgcttcgagcaatttgtccaccaccagtcagtcttccacgcagtccacccatgtcaccgaaatcgccactcctccagctcctgcacctcagcctcctcccccccagtctgccccctcccaggaaaatttggcatttgaaccggcatactctgaggaactgttttctggacccttcccacagtcacaaaccacttgtccggttgctgctgagcaattttccgatgcccaggttttccaccagtcacagtctgtgggtgatgatgaccttcttgacgtagtggaagtgtgtaaagaggtgtccgacgatgaggagacacggttgtcagacagtggggaagttgttgtcagggcaggaagtccgaggggggagcagactgagggatcggaggatgatgaggtgacagacccaagctgggttgagaggccgggtgaacacagtgcttctgagacggaggagagtcctcgacctgaacaggttggaagaggcagtggtggggccagacggagaggcagggccagagctggtgcatcagcgccactgtcaactagtgaagctcccgtggtgagggctcttgcggcgagggctagatcttcagaagtgtggaggttctttaaggaaacaccggatgaccgacggactgtggtgtgcaacatttgccaaaccaggctcagcaggggttccaccactactagcttaactaccaccagtatgcgcaggcatatgaatgctaagcaccccactcagtggcaacaagcccgttcacctccggccgtgcacaccgctgctccttcccctgtgtcagctgctagtcagccccctgcccaggaccctggcacaaaaaccccatcgtcgcctccacgatcctccacagcatccaccagcgttcagctctccataccccagacgctggagcggaaacgcaaatatagtgcaacccacccgcacgcccaagcccttaatgtgcacatctccagattgcttagcctggagatgctgccctataggctagtagagaccgaggcctttcgcaacctcatggcggcggccgcccctcggtattcggtccccagccgccactacttttcccgatgtgccgtcccagccctgcaccagcacgtgtcagacaacatcatccgtgccctgaccaacgccgtttctgacaaggtccacctgaccacggacacgtggacgagtgctgccgggcagggccactatatatcgctgacggcacattgggttaacttggtggaggctgggaccgagtctgaccctggggctgctcatatactgccgacgccgaggattgcggggcctacctcggtccaggtgtttcaggcctactatgcctcctcctcctcccacccctcctccacctcctcctccgaactaccatccgtgggcacggcgccatcagtcggtagctctaggcacagcagcagtgccgtcgctaagcgacagcaggcggtgctcaaactgctgagcctaggcgacaaaaggcacaccgcccaagagctattacagggcatcacggcgcagactgatctgtggctggcaccgctgaacctcaagccgggaatggttgtgtgtgacaacggccgtaacctggtggcggctctgcaactcggcagactgacacatgtgccatgcctggcccatgtgttaaatctgatagtgcagcgtttcctcaagacataccccaatctgtctgatttgctcacgaaggtgcgccgcatctgtgcgcatttcaggaagtccagcccagatgctgccactctcagggcagcgcagcgccgcctccaactgcccgctcaccgactgttgtgcgacgtgcccacgaggtggaattcaacactgaccatgttatccagagtttaccagcagcgcagagcgattgtagactgccagatgtcaacttccaccagaactggtagtcaggtcagtcagcttcctcaagtctacaatgaggagtggacgtggatgtctgatatctgtcaggtgctgagtaactttgaggagtcaacacagatggtcagtggcgatgccgccatcatcagcctcaccatcccgctgcttggcctgttgaaaaactctctggtcagcatgaagtcggaagctttgcgctcgtcacaagagacgggggaagaatattcccttgttgatagccaaagcaccctgaggtctgtttctcagcgcatatcggaggaggtggaggtggaggaggatgaggaggaagaggaggagaatgttggcgagacacaagaggggaccattgttgagtccttcactgttcagcgtgtatgggcagaagaagaggagttggaggagttggaggaggaggaaatggacagtcaggccagtgaggggagtgaattcttacgcgttggtactctggcgcatatggcagatttcatgctaggctgcctatcccgtgaccctcgcgttcaaagaatttactccagcaccgattactgggtgttcactctcctggacccacggtacaagcaaaatcttcccactctcatccctggagaggaaaggagtgtgagaatgcatgaataccagcaggccctggtgcacaagctgaaacagtatttcccttctgacagcgctagcggcagagtgcgtagttctgcgggacaagtagcgagggagagtaggcgagcaggcagcttgtccagcactggcaagggtacgctttacaaggcttttgccagctttatgtcaccccagcaagacactgtcacctgtccccagtctcggcagagtagggctgatctttacagaaagatggtgagggagtacgtagctgaccataccatcgtcctaaatgatcacacagctccctacaactactgggtttcaaagctggacatgtggcacgaactggcgctgtacgccttggaggttcttgcctgccctgccgctagcgtcttgtccgagcgggttttcagtgcagctggtggcatcatcaccgataagcgtacacgcctgtcgactgacagcgctgacaggctgacgcttattaaaatgaataaaggctggatttctcagaatttccaatctccaccaggtgaaggaagctcaacctgaataattgatccactcctcctcctcctcctcattttcctccttctcctcctctttgtacagtaaagcagaggaaaatggctattttttgacagggcccactggctcttgctatagtacttaatgcatttaatttttctggagggccacctacccggtcctctgtttgaaacaatttttgtgagtgccacatacaggcactcaatctattccatttttctggagggccacctacccggtcctctgttttaaaaaatttttgggactgccacatacaggcactcaatctattccattttactgcagggccacctacctgctcctctggtttgaacaatttttgggactgccacatacaggcactcaatctattccattttactggagggccacctatctgctcctctggtttgaaacatttttgggactgccacatacaggcactcaatctattccattttactgcagggccacctacctgctcctctggtttgaacaatttttgggactgccacatacaggcactcaatctattccattttactgcagggccacctacctgctcctctggtttgaacaatttttgggactgccacatacaggcactcaatctattccattttactggagggccacctacctgctcctctggtttgaaaaatgtttgggactgccacatacaggcactatccaaattaaattgtctccatagcagcctccacacgttgtctccattgctacctccaaaagtcgtccatatagctgcctccatacatcgtccctttatcaaacgaggtgtgtcaggcagaaatttgggttgttttcatggattccacatcaaagttgttaactttgtcgccaccctgctgtgttatccacaaaatatactggcaaacttttaccatttagggatattatttcagcgcttcttgcgcatctgtttacattcccctcacccggcatatcctaaacttataagaacgctactacacttgatcttatacaaaaggttcttagaagtgctgtttggggagtagcctagagacaggggcttggattggcgaaagctcgcctggcagcggaacgc
The DNA window shown above is from Engystomops pustulosus chromosome 1, aEngPut4.maternal, whole genome shotgun sequence and carries:
- the GEMIN7 gene encoding gem-associated protein 7 isoform X1 encodes the protein MRLICMGRCFFVALVRIRYIAIGGYRQNAPLPGLIQLVRPPRHRVDALSSRDRSMSEKREPPLLPQVPIIRLPRPPSPSGRGFDPSSPRALAHSNSDGHQKTRSNLRLCFLRSLLASSGLPVTFTLYQRVSVSAERFNACDIEGHNFQVSNLQTPLGVQKEALIRGPDIISYSFHL
- the GEMIN7 gene encoding gem-associated protein 7 isoform X2 → MLNLRGTTTQEPPLLPQVPIIRLPRPPSPSGRGFDPSSPRALAHSNSDGHQKTRSNLRLCFLRSLLASSGLPVTFTLYQRVSVSAERFNACDIEGHNFQVSNLQTPLGVQKEALIRGPDIISYSFHL
- the GEMIN7 gene encoding gem-associated protein 7 isoform X3 yields the protein MEPPLLPQVPIIRLPRPPSPSGRGFDPSSPRALAHSNSDGHQKTRSNLRLCFLRSLLASSGLPVTFTLYQRVSVSAERFNACDIEGHNFQVSNLQTPLGVQKEALIRGPDIISYSFHL